One part of the Aurantibacillus circumpalustris genome encodes these proteins:
- a CDS encoding 1-deoxy-D-xylulose-5-phosphate reductoisomerase — MKDKKRIAVIGSTGSIGTQALEVIKEHSECFETEVLVAHSNADLLIKQALELNPNAVVIGDESKYAQVKEALIPHDIKVFAGAKAVEQIVEMETIDLVLASIVGYAGLASTINAIKHKKQIALANKETMVVAGELVTKLALDNAVNIYPVDSEHSAIFQCLAGEWENKVEKIYLTASGGPFRGKDKSFLETVKKEQALKHPNWVMGSKITIDSASLMNKGLEVIEAKWLFNLEVNQIDVIVHPQSIVHSLVQFEDGSMKAQMGLPDMKLPIQYAMAYPERLKNNFPRFNFLNYPNLTFEKADMEAFPNLGLAFEAIKKGGNMPCVLNAANEIVVQAFLEDKIGFLEMSSVIEKTLSKVAFIKSPGYSQYIDSDREARILATELI; from the coding sequence ATGAAAGACAAAAAACGCATTGCCGTTATTGGAAGTACAGGGAGTATTGGAACACAGGCCCTTGAAGTTATTAAAGAACATTCAGAATGCTTTGAAACAGAAGTTTTAGTAGCCCATTCAAATGCAGATCTATTAATTAAACAAGCATTAGAACTTAATCCCAATGCGGTTGTGATAGGTGACGAATCAAAATACGCGCAAGTAAAAGAAGCCTTAATTCCTCACGATATAAAAGTATTTGCTGGTGCAAAAGCTGTTGAACAAATTGTTGAGATGGAAACCATTGATCTTGTGTTAGCCAGTATTGTTGGATATGCGGGGCTTGCAAGTACCATCAATGCCATTAAACATAAAAAACAAATTGCCCTGGCCAATAAAGAAACGATGGTAGTTGCGGGCGAGTTGGTAACAAAACTTGCGCTCGACAATGCCGTAAATATTTATCCCGTTGACAGCGAACATTCGGCTATTTTTCAATGTCTTGCTGGTGAGTGGGAAAATAAAGTAGAAAAAATTTACCTCACAGCTAGCGGTGGTCCGTTTAGAGGTAAAGACAAATCATTTTTAGAGACCGTAAAAAAAGAACAAGCTTTAAAACATCCTAACTGGGTGATGGGCTCTAAAATCACTATCGACTCTGCAAGTCTTATGAATAAAGGACTGGAAGTAATTGAAGCAAAGTGGCTATTTAACTTAGAAGTAAATCAAATTGATGTGATTGTGCATCCCCAAAGCATTGTGCACAGTCTTGTTCAGTTTGAAGATGGTAGCATGAAGGCGCAGATGGGTTTGCCAGATATGAAATTACCAATTCAATATGCCATGGCTTATCCTGAACGTTTAAAAAATAATTTTCCTCGATTCAATTTTCTTAACTATCCGAATCTAACTTTTGAAAAAGCAGATATGGAAGCGTTTCCCAACTTGGGACTTGCCTTTGAAGCCATTAAAAAAGGCGGTAACATGCCCTGTGTTTTAAATGCGGCTAATGAAATTGTTGTGCAGGCCTTTTTGGAGGATAAAATTGGTTTTTTGGAAATGAGTAGTGTTATTGAAAAAACCTTATCAAAAGTGGCTTTTATTAAATCGCCTGGGTATTCGCAATACATAGACAGCGATAGAGAAGCGAGGATTTTGGCGACAGAATTGATCTAA
- the rseP gene encoding RIP metalloprotease RseP codes for MFIKIAQLFLSLTILVTLHEFGHFWFAKRFKCRVDKFYLFFDFLFPFASVMNFALWKKKIGDTEYGLGWFPFGGYVQIAGMVDEQMDKSLIDAPPQPWELRSKPAWQRLLVMMGGILVNLILGVFIFWMALIAYGKETLPITNIPHGLMVDSAAYNLGLRNGDFITSLDGKPVRSINRIPVEIIMNGINTIEGIHATGEKFSIPVNNDDRGRILKRMKKSNFVAARYIPRVDSVDNASFAANADIKKNDRIIAINNVAVTFIDEYKKQVVQNRGKKIEISLLRGSDTIRTSCQVAETGILGIYQVPMTEIKVDEQKFSVAQAFVQGIKDGTELIVMQAKQFVVLFTVKDAHQQVGGFYTMVQQMNSDWNWQQFWMFTGFLSLALAFMNFLPIPMLDGGYIMFILWEMITGKKVSDQVIYYANNVGLFIVLGLMVYANTDWLRN; via the coding sequence ATGTTCATAAAAATAGCTCAGCTTTTTCTCAGTTTAACCATTTTAGTTACGCTTCACGAATTCGGTCATTTTTGGTTTGCAAAACGTTTCAAGTGTCGTGTGGATAAATTCTATTTATTTTTTGACTTTTTGTTTCCATTTGCATCAGTGATGAACTTTGCACTTTGGAAAAAAAAGATTGGTGATACCGAATACGGCTTAGGATGGTTTCCATTTGGTGGCTATGTTCAAATTGCTGGCATGGTGGATGAGCAAATGGATAAAAGTTTAATAGATGCTCCACCACAACCTTGGGAATTGCGTAGTAAGCCAGCTTGGCAACGTTTACTGGTTATGATGGGCGGAATTTTAGTAAATCTTATTCTTGGTGTTTTTATTTTTTGGATGGCACTTATTGCTTACGGGAAAGAAACTCTACCTATCACTAACATTCCACATGGTTTAATGGTTGACAGTGCTGCTTACAATTTAGGTTTACGCAACGGCGATTTTATTACTTCACTTGATGGAAAACCTGTGCGTTCGATAAATCGCATTCCTGTTGAAATTATAATGAATGGAATCAACACCATTGAAGGAATTCATGCAACAGGTGAAAAATTTTCAATTCCAGTTAACAACGACGATCGTGGAAGGATTTTAAAACGGATGAAGAAATCAAACTTTGTTGCCGCTCGTTATATTCCTAGAGTAGATTCGGTTGATAACGCAAGTTTTGCTGCCAATGCAGACATTAAAAAAAATGATAGGATCATTGCAATAAATAATGTTGCTGTTACTTTTATTGATGAATACAAAAAACAAGTAGTTCAAAACAGGGGTAAAAAAATTGAAATCAGTTTATTAAGAGGATCGGACACTATTCGTACAAGCTGTCAAGTAGCTGAGACTGGGATTTTAGGTATCTATCAAGTACCGATGACGGAAATAAAGGTAGATGAACAAAAATTTAGTGTTGCGCAAGCTTTTGTGCAAGGCATTAAAGACGGTACCGAATTAATAGTAATGCAAGCAAAACAGTTTGTGGTTTTATTTACTGTTAAAGATGCTCATCAGCAAGTAGGAGGTTTTTACACTATGGTTCAACAAATGAACTCTGATTGGAACTGGCAGCAATTTTGGATGTTTACCGGCTTCCTGTCTTTAGCACTTGCGTTTATGAATTTCCTTCCTATTCCAATGTTAGATGGAGGTTATATCATGTTCATTTTATGGGAAATGATTACAGGAAAAAAAGTCTCTGATCAAGTTATTTATTATGCTAACAATGTTGGCTTATTTATTGTGTTAGGTCTTATGGTTTATGCCAATACCGACTGGCTCAGAAATTAA